From the genome of Haloarcula limicola, one region includes:
- the rnz gene encoding ribonuclease Z — translation MQVTFLGTSGAIPTVQRNTSGIFVNRDGDYLLFDCGEGTQRQMMRYGTGFGIDHVFLTHLHGDHVLGIPGLLQTFDFNDREEPVAIHTPAGTRGNVTQLIESTGTTPSYPVRVNEVSAGDTVLDREEYEVRAVETDHRCIAVGYVLAEDDRKGEFDREKAEEELGIPPGPKYSKLHRGEPVEHDGRTVQPEEVVGPPRPGRTFVYTGDTLPTQSVVDASEGADLLVHDATFAEDRRDRAQATAHSTAKDAAEVARQAGVRSLALTHVSTRYAGQADTLAAEAREAFDGEVILAEDGLERHVQFPDSE, via the coding sequence ATGCAAGTGACGTTTCTCGGGACGAGCGGGGCCATCCCGACGGTACAGCGCAACACGAGCGGCATCTTCGTCAATCGGGACGGCGACTACCTCCTCTTCGACTGCGGGGAGGGCACCCAGCGACAGATGATGCGCTACGGGACCGGCTTCGGTATCGACCACGTCTTCCTCACGCATCTCCACGGCGACCACGTCCTCGGGATCCCGGGCCTGCTCCAGACGTTCGACTTCAACGACCGTGAGGAACCCGTCGCCATCCACACCCCCGCGGGGACCCGCGGCAACGTCACCCAACTCATCGAATCGACCGGGACGACTCCCTCCTACCCGGTCCGAGTCAACGAGGTGTCGGCCGGTGACACCGTGCTGGACCGCGAGGAGTACGAGGTCCGCGCCGTCGAGACCGACCACCGCTGTATCGCCGTCGGCTACGTCCTCGCCGAGGACGACCGCAAGGGCGAGTTCGACCGCGAGAAGGCCGAGGAGGAACTCGGCATCCCGCCGGGACCGAAGTACTCGAAGCTCCACCGCGGCGAGCCGGTCGAACACGACGGCCGGACGGTTCAGCCCGAGGAAGTTGTCGGCCCGCCCCGGCCCGGCCGCACCTTCGTCTACACCGGCGACACCCTCCCGACGCAGTCGGTCGTCGACGCGAGCGAGGGCGCGGACCTGCTGGTCCACGACGCCACCTTCGCCGAGGACCGCCGGGACCGGGCGCAGGCGACGGCCCACTCGACGGCGAAGGACGCCGCCGAGGTGGCCCGACAGGCGGGCGTCCGAAGCCTGGCGCTAACGCACGTCTCGACGCGCTACGCCGGGCAGGCCGACACGCTCGCCGCCGAGGCCCGCGAGGCGTTCGACGGCGAGGTGATCCTCGCGGAGGACGGGCTGGAACGACACGTCCAGTTCCCGGACAGCGAGTAA
- a CDS encoding SDR family NAD(P)-dependent oxidoreductase, with product MEKQTALITGASAGIGRALAREFAAHGHDLALVARREDRLESLAGELEREGVTAETVVMDLDRTSAAEDLHEEVIGRGLDVDILVNNVGVGTYGPFADSDLDAERTQLRLNVVLPVELTRLFLDKFEGSDGTPKILNVGSVAGFQPGPNLAGYYASKAYVNSFTEAVAEELRGEVDVTLLCPGPVETEFQSRAGMGDSTVGSVTSNTPEAVAGAAYEGLMAGETVVIPSRAMRVVDLIGRVAPRRVVRRVAAWVNSGR from the coding sequence ATGGAGAAGCAAACGGCACTCATAACGGGCGCGTCGGCGGGCATCGGGCGGGCGCTGGCCCGCGAGTTCGCCGCGCACGGCCACGACCTCGCTTTGGTGGCTCGCCGCGAAGACCGCCTCGAATCGCTGGCCGGCGAGCTAGAGCGGGAAGGCGTGACCGCGGAAACCGTGGTGATGGACCTCGACCGGACGTCGGCCGCCGAGGACCTCCACGAGGAGGTCATCGGGCGGGGCCTCGACGTCGACATTCTCGTCAACAACGTCGGCGTCGGCACCTACGGCCCGTTCGCCGACAGCGACCTCGACGCCGAGCGGACGCAGCTGCGCCTGAACGTCGTCCTCCCCGTCGAGCTCACCCGCCTGTTCCTCGACAAGTTCGAGGGCAGCGACGGGACGCCGAAGATACTGAACGTCGGCTCGGTCGCGGGGTTCCAACCGGGACCGAACCTCGCGGGATACTACGCCAGCAAGGCCTACGTCAACAGCTTCACCGAGGCCGTAGCCGAGGAACTGCGCGGGGAGGTCGACGTGACGCTGCTGTGTCCCGGCCCGGTCGAGACGGAGTTCCAGTCCCGAGCGGGGATGGGCGATTCGACGGTCGGATCGGTCACCTCGAACACGCCCGAGGCGGTCGCCGGTGCGGCCTACGAGGGGCTGATGGCCGGCGAGACGGTCGTGATCCCGAGCCGTGCGATGCGGGTCGTGGACCTGATCGGGCGGGTCGCGCCGCGGCGGGTCGTCCGGCGGGTGGCGGCGTGGGTCAACAGCGGACGGTAG
- a CDS encoding non-canonical purine NTP pyrophosphatase produces the protein MLNFVTTNPGKVREATEYLNDEVAQFDFDYPEIQADDLGAVAANGARAAYRAADGPVIVDDAGLFVDAFDGFPGPYSSYVEDTVGVERVWRMTEPEDDRGAAFKTVIAYCDGEAFAATPEPVERDERRGQDLGAGDRGAATTDEQVRSGDDALPVKLFEGRVPGEIVAPRGDGGFGFDPIFEHDGTTFAEMSTEEKNAVSHRGRALSKFGEWYAER, from the coding sequence ATGCTCAACTTCGTGACGACCAACCCCGGGAAGGTCCGGGAGGCCACCGAGTATCTGAACGACGAGGTGGCGCAGTTCGACTTCGACTACCCCGAGATACAGGCCGACGACCTCGGCGCGGTGGCGGCCAACGGCGCGCGGGCGGCCTACCGCGCGGCCGACGGGCCGGTCATCGTCGACGACGCCGGCCTCTTCGTCGATGCCTTCGACGGCTTTCCGGGACCGTACTCCTCGTACGTCGAGGACACCGTCGGCGTTGAGCGGGTCTGGCGGATGACCGAACCCGAGGACGACCGCGGCGCGGCGTTCAAGACGGTCATCGCCTACTGCGACGGCGAGGCGTTCGCCGCCACTCCCGAACCAGTAGAGAGGGACGAGCGGCGGGGTCAGGACCTCGGCGCGGGCGACCGCGGCGCGGCGACGACCGACGAACAGGTCCGGAGCGGCGACGACGCGCTCCCGGTCAAACTGTTCGAGGGGCGCGTGCCCGGTGAGATCGTCGCCCCGCGCGGCGACGGCGGCTTCGGCTTCGACCCGATCTTCGAGCACGACGGCACCACGTTCGCCGAGATGAGTACCGAAGAGAAGAACGCCGTCTCCCACCGCGGACGGGCGCTTTCGAAGTTCGGTGAGTGGTATGCCGAGCGGTGA
- a CDS encoding EamA family transporter, whose translation MRYLAWAVVALLAYSLVPPLVKVATADLPSNVVLLISNGILITAVVVVVILSDVSVTPYLTHSKAVYAYGAGIALAVGIIAYYRALAAGPISVVVPVFGMFIATSSVIGIAFLDEPLTARKVSGIALAMVAVYLTAVE comes from the coding sequence ATGCGCTATCTCGCGTGGGCGGTGGTGGCGTTGCTCGCCTACTCGCTGGTCCCGCCGCTGGTGAAGGTGGCGACCGCCGACCTCCCCAGCAACGTCGTCTTGCTCATCTCCAACGGTATCCTCATCACCGCCGTCGTCGTCGTGGTGATCCTCTCGGATGTCTCCGTCACCCCCTACCTCACGCACTCCAAAGCGGTGTACGCCTACGGCGCGGGCATCGCGCTCGCCGTCGGCATCATCGCGTACTACCGCGCGCTGGCGGCCGGCCCAATCAGCGTCGTCGTCCCCGTCTTCGGGATGTTCATCGCCACGAGTTCGGTCATCGGCATCGCCTTCTTGGACGAACCGCTGACCGCGCGCAAGGTCAGCGGCATCGCCCTCGCGATGGTCGCGGTGTATCTGACCGCCGTGGAGTGA
- a CDS encoding DUF7282 domain-containing protein, whose protein sequence is MIRTKTLAVFLAIAMVGAFAAQAAAVPGVTAQQETPTEETPTEEGTETGTEAGTETGTETGTEAGTETATQADNETAANDTADNETAEPSVTFDDQETNGTTVTVSNVSVPEGGFVVIHDEILERGNALDSTIGVSEYLEPGEYDNVTITLYEVPGAEFGETDAENDTMAGNETMTANETMVGNETMTANETTVGEQTATPDNETTGTETATGNETMADNETMTGNETGTTDTATTGTQAEDSGSQMQLTSDQTLTAMLHVDSNDNQTFDYVSTFSLEDGPYVVDGEPVTDVANVTVTNESDGAGAATDDAGAETETSTETGTETGTETETGTEEAGAETTETETPGGAGAEETPTDGGAAAGTETPTETGTTGEATG, encoded by the coding sequence ATGATACGTACCAAGACACTGGCCGTCTTTCTGGCCATCGCTATGGTCGGGGCGTTCGCCGCGCAGGCGGCGGCCGTCCCCGGCGTGACAGCACAGCAAGAGACCCCTACAGAGGAGACACCGACCGAAGAAGGGACCGAGACCGGCACGGAGGCCGGCACTGAGACTGGAACCGAAACCGGAACCGAAGCAGGTACCGAGACCGCGACGCAGGCCGACAACGAGACGGCTGCGAACGACACAGCCGACAACGAGACGGCCGAACCCTCGGTCACGTTCGACGATCAGGAGACCAACGGAACGACGGTGACGGTCAGTAACGTCAGCGTCCCCGAGGGCGGCTTCGTCGTCATCCACGACGAGATCCTCGAACGCGGCAACGCGCTGGACAGCACCATCGGCGTCTCGGAGTACCTCGAACCCGGCGAGTACGACAACGTCACGATCACGCTGTACGAGGTGCCCGGCGCGGAGTTCGGTGAGACGGACGCCGAAAACGACACGATGGCCGGTAACGAGACGATGACCGCCAACGAGACCATGGTGGGCAACGAGACGATGACCGCCAACGAGACGACCGTCGGCGAGCAGACCGCGACGCCCGACAACGAGACGACGGGCACCGAGACGGCGACCGGTAACGAGACGATGGCGGACAACGAGACGATGACCGGCAACGAGACCGGCACGACCGACACCGCCACGACCGGCACGCAGGCCGAGGACAGCGGCTCGCAGATGCAGCTAACTAGTGACCAGACGCTCACTGCGATGCTGCACGTCGACAGCAACGACAACCAGACGTTCGACTACGTCAGCACGTTCAGCCTCGAAGACGGTCCCTACGTCGTCGACGGCGAACCGGTCACCGACGTGGCGAACGTGACCGTCACCAACGAGAGCGACGGCGCGGGCGCGGCGACCGACGACGCCGGTGCCGAGACGGAGACGTCGACCGAGACGGGCACCGAAACCGGCACTGAGACCGAAACCGGCACCGAGGAGGCCGGCGCTGAAACGACCGAGACGGAGACGCCGGGCGGTGCCGGAGCCGAGGAGACGCCGACCGACGGCGGCGCGGCCGCCGGCACGGAGACGCCGACCGAGACGGGAACGACGGGCGAGGCGACCGGCTAA
- a CDS encoding DUF7282 domain-containing protein yields the protein MTRTRILAVLLALSMFGAVTVQGAALPGVTAQQEAPDGQQSGLVVESITAPDSAEPGSTVTVVAEVSNPGSARTTQEVEFRLGGDVVDRTLVTLAGGENTTVRFEADTEDLDPGEYRHGVYTGDNSQTATLVLSESFEIADFDAPDSVEAGELVTVDVELENPNDFETTQNVSFWFDGSRVASEAITIDDGDDEDVTFNLSSEGVAPGTYEHGVFTRDGGELAELEVTEPGPTNASVAFADQESDGTTVTVDQLVLPSDGYVTIHDDSLLEGNVVGSVIGVSEYLEEGTYQNVNVTLYEVEGADFNETELTESGTLIAMPHNETTGDETYGFVASNGTDDGPFTADGQPVTDDATVTVAGANETADNETEAPPADNETAANETADNETADNETAAAPTASVALDDQTSDGTSVTVTDVSVSEGGYVVIHDSGLLDGDATGSVVGVSEYLEPGEYDELTIQLFDVPGATFDQTELTENQTLIAMPHLEDSGNQTYDFVTSGGSADAPYVDDEGAVTDAGNVTVAANATAD from the coding sequence ATGACACGCACCAGAATCCTCGCCGTACTTCTCGCGTTGAGTATGTTCGGTGCTGTCACGGTACAGGGAGCGGCGCTCCCCGGCGTGACAGCCCAGCAAGAGGCACCGGACGGACAGCAGAGCGGTCTCGTCGTCGAGTCGATCACGGCCCCGGACAGCGCCGAACCCGGCTCGACCGTGACCGTCGTCGCCGAGGTGAGCAACCCGGGCAGCGCGCGGACCACGCAGGAAGTCGAGTTCCGACTCGGCGGTGACGTGGTCGACCGGACGCTCGTGACCCTCGCCGGCGGCGAGAACACGACGGTCCGGTTCGAGGCCGACACCGAGGACTTAGACCCCGGCGAGTACCGCCACGGCGTCTACACCGGTGACAACAGCCAGACCGCCACGCTCGTCCTCTCGGAGTCCTTCGAGATCGCGGACTTCGACGCGCCGGACTCGGTCGAGGCCGGTGAACTCGTCACGGTCGACGTCGAGTTGGAGAACCCCAACGACTTCGAGACCACGCAGAACGTCTCGTTCTGGTTCGACGGCAGCCGCGTCGCCAGCGAGGCCATCACTATCGACGACGGCGACGACGAGGACGTGACGTTCAACCTCTCGTCCGAAGGCGTCGCGCCCGGGACGTACGAACACGGCGTGTTCACCCGCGACGGCGGCGAACTCGCGGAACTCGAAGTCACCGAACCGGGACCGACGAACGCCTCGGTCGCCTTCGCCGATCAGGAGTCCGACGGCACGACCGTCACCGTCGACCAGCTGGTGCTTCCGAGCGACGGCTACGTCACCATCCACGACGACAGTCTGCTGGAGGGCAACGTCGTCGGGAGCGTCATCGGCGTCTCGGAGTACCTCGAAGAAGGCACGTACCAGAACGTCAACGTCACGCTCTACGAGGTCGAGGGAGCCGACTTCAACGAGACGGAACTGACCGAGAGCGGGACGCTCATCGCCATGCCGCACAACGAGACGACTGGCGATGAGACCTACGGCTTCGTCGCCAGCAACGGCACCGACGACGGGCCGTTCACCGCTGACGGCCAGCCGGTGACCGACGACGCGACCGTGACCGTCGCGGGCGCGAACGAGACCGCCGACAACGAGACGGAAGCGCCGCCCGCCGACAACGAGACCGCGGCGAACGAGACCGCCGATAACGAGACCGCCGATAACGAGACGGCGGCAGCTCCGACCGCGAGCGTGGCGCTCGACGACCAGACGTCCGACGGGACCTCGGTCACGGTAACCGACGTCTCCGTCTCGGAGGGCGGCTACGTGGTGATCCACGATAGCGGGCTGCTCGACGGTGACGCCACCGGCAGCGTCGTCGGCGTCTCCGAATATCTCGAACCCGGTGAGTACGACGAGCTCACGATCCAGCTCTTCGACGTACCGGGCGCGACGTTCGACCAGACGGAGCTGACCGAGAACCAGACGCTCATCGCCATGCCGCACCTCGAAGACAGCGGCAACCAGACGTACGACTTCGTCACGAGCGGCGGGAGCGCCGACGCGCCCTACGTTGACGACGAGGGCGCGGTCACCGACGCGGGGAACGTCACCGTCGCGGCCAACGCGACCGCCGACTGA
- a CDS encoding DUF7384 family protein, with the protein MSDGDASPARVVADADVLAADLLCGDEDNPARAALDHVRRHSWVTLVASDPLLDDAEWVIRELSDAALAEEWRERIEREREPVEHPDGDHPALASAYRGNAAHLLTYDDDLRSAETGLSLKPHVQVSVRPPDAFARLFDARSLYEAVEGGEYPGPDRDPRA; encoded by the coding sequence ATGAGTGACGGCGACGCCTCGCCGGCCCGCGTCGTCGCCGACGCCGACGTTCTCGCGGCGGACCTGCTCTGTGGGGACGAGGACAACCCGGCCCGCGCCGCCCTCGATCACGTCCGACGCCACTCGTGGGTGACGCTGGTCGCAAGCGACCCGCTCCTCGACGACGCCGAATGGGTAATTCGAGAGCTGAGCGACGCCGCTCTCGCCGAGGAGTGGCGCGAGCGCATCGAACGCGAGCGGGAACCGGTCGAACACCCCGACGGCGACCACCCGGCGCTGGCCTCGGCGTATCGCGGGAACGCCGCTCACCTCCTCACCTACGACGATGACCTCCGGAGCGCCGAGACCGGGCTCTCGCTCAAACCGCACGTGCAGGTGAGCGTCCGTCCGCCCGACGCTTTCGCGCGCCTGTTCGACGCTCGGTCGCTGTACGAAGCCGTAGAGGGCGGCGAGTACCCCGGCCCCGACCGGGACCCGCGAGCGTGA
- a CDS encoding DJ-1/PfpI family protein gives MNTVAIACFDGFDELDAIGPYEVFENARAFGATWDVSLRTVDERSTVTASHGLTVEMDGTLDAVSPDLLVVPGGGWNSGADVGARAAARRGELPDAIAAAHDAGATVAGVCTGGMLLARAGVLDGRPAVTHRGALDDLRATAADVVEARVVDDGDVLTAGGVTSGLDLAVHLVEREWGEAVADSVTTGMEYEPRGPVHRRE, from the coding sequence ATGAACACGGTCGCCATCGCGTGTTTCGACGGCTTCGACGAACTGGACGCCATCGGTCCCTACGAGGTCTTCGAGAACGCGAGGGCCTTCGGCGCGACGTGGGACGTGAGCCTGCGTACTGTAGACGAGCGATCGACAGTCACAGCCAGTCACGGCCTCACGGTCGAAATGGATGGGACCCTCGACGCCGTCTCGCCGGACCTGCTGGTCGTCCCCGGCGGCGGGTGGAACTCCGGCGCGGACGTGGGCGCGCGGGCGGCGGCCCGGCGCGGCGAGTTGCCCGACGCCATCGCGGCCGCCCACGACGCCGGCGCGACCGTCGCGGGCGTCTGTACCGGCGGCATGTTGCTCGCGCGGGCCGGCGTCCTCGACGGTCGGCCGGCGGTCACGCACCGGGGGGCGCTCGACGACCTGCGAGCGACGGCCGCCGACGTGGTCGAGGCCCGCGTCGTGGACGACGGCGACGTGTTGACGGCCGGTGGCGTCACGTCGGGGCTGGACCTGGCGGTCCACCTCGTCGAACGCGAGTGGGGCGAGGCCGTCGCCGACAGCGTGACGACGGGGATGGAGTACGAACCGCGCGGGCCGGTCCACCGACGGGAATGA
- a CDS encoding aldo/keto reductase, whose protein sequence is MEYTTLGSTGIEVSKVCLGCMSFGSGREWMLDDEESRELIERAIDLGVNFFDTANVYSAGESERILGDVLADYERDEQVVATKVRFSGASDHRNARGLSRKTIEQELSHSLDRLGMDTVDLYQIHRWDYDTPIETTLRALDDAVRRGQVRHIGASSMWAHQFQRALQISDREGLARFETMQDLYHLAYREEEREMYPLCDRENVGVMPWSPLGAGYLARPHEEFEATTRGVHESEEAGVPYAEGPGSPEINERVQELAADHGVTMAQIALAWQFQNDNVTAPIVGTSSIEHLEDAVEALEVDLSASDVAYLEEPYEPVAVYGHE, encoded by the coding sequence ATGGAGTACACCACGCTCGGTTCGACGGGCATCGAAGTCAGCAAGGTCTGTCTGGGCTGCATGAGCTTCGGGAGCGGCCGCGAGTGGATGTTAGACGACGAGGAGAGCCGCGAACTCATCGAGCGCGCCATCGACCTGGGCGTGAACTTCTTCGATACGGCCAACGTCTACTCGGCGGGCGAGAGCGAGCGGATCCTGGGCGACGTGCTCGCAGACTACGAGCGGGACGAGCAGGTCGTCGCCACGAAGGTCCGCTTCTCGGGCGCGAGCGACCACCGGAACGCGCGGGGGCTCTCCCGGAAGACCATCGAGCAGGAGCTCTCGCACTCGCTCGACCGGCTGGGGATGGACACCGTCGACCTCTACCAGATCCACCGCTGGGACTACGACACGCCCATCGAGACGACGCTCCGAGCGCTCGACGACGCCGTCCGCCGCGGGCAGGTCCGCCACATCGGCGCGTCCTCGATGTGGGCCCACCAGTTCCAGCGGGCGCTGCAGATCAGCGACCGGGAGGGACTGGCCCGCTTCGAGACGATGCAGGACCTCTATCACCTCGCCTACCGCGAGGAGGAACGCGAGATGTACCCGCTCTGCGACCGCGAGAACGTCGGCGTGATGCCGTGGAGTCCGCTCGGCGCTGGCTACCTCGCGCGCCCGCACGAGGAGTTCGAGGCCACGACCCGCGGCGTCCACGAGAGCGAGGAGGCCGGCGTCCCCTACGCCGAGGGGCCGGGTAGCCCGGAGATAAACGAGCGCGTCCAGGAACTCGCCGCCGACCACGGCGTGACGATGGCCCAGATCGCCCTCGCGTGGCAGTTCCAGAACGACAACGTCACCGCGCCCATCGTCGGCACCTCCAGCATCGAGCATCTGGAGGACGCCGTCGAGGCGCTGGAGGTCGACCTCTCGGCGTCGGACGTGGCCTACCTCGAAGAGCCGTACGAGCCGGTGGCAGTGTACGGGCACGAGTAG
- a CDS encoding potassium channel family protein codes for MKFVIVGYGRVGTRTARILQSEGHDLVIVESEREKVDRASDEGFTVVHGDGSEESVLQEAGIGNADAIGALTGDLNTNFSACMIAKEHGCRTVLRIDADYREEIYDKYAADVDEIIYPERLGAAGAKTALLGGDFNVLADLTERLSIASVEVPEGSPFVGKRVVEVELPGDAHIYAHGRHHEPMTIPLPQTEIEAGDSVAVMAAPDGLDAVRSSLRGEA; via the coding sequence ATGAAGTTCGTCATCGTCGGCTACGGGCGCGTCGGCACCCGGACTGCACGCATCCTCCAGAGCGAAGGCCACGACCTCGTCATCGTCGAGTCGGAACGCGAGAAGGTCGATCGCGCCAGCGACGAGGGCTTCACCGTCGTCCACGGCGACGGGAGCGAGGAATCGGTGTTACAGGAGGCCGGCATCGGCAATGCCGACGCCATCGGCGCGCTCACGGGCGACCTGAACACGAACTTCAGCGCCTGTATGATCGCGAAGGAACACGGCTGTCGGACCGTCCTGCGCATCGACGCGGACTACCGCGAGGAGATCTACGACAAGTACGCCGCCGACGTCGACGAGATAATCTACCCCGAGCGGCTCGGGGCCGCCGGCGCGAAGACGGCGCTCTTGGGCGGGGACTTCAACGTCCTCGCGGATTTGACCGAGCGCCTCTCGATCGCCAGCGTCGAGGTGCCCGAGGGGTCGCCGTTCGTCGGCAAGCGCGTCGTCGAGGTGGAGCTCCCCGGCGACGCCCACATCTACGCGCACGGTCGCCACCACGAACCGATGACCATCCCGCTGCCACAGACCGAGATCGAGGCGGGCGACAGCGTCGCCGTCATGGCCGCGCCGGACGGACTCGACGCCGTGCGGTCGTCGCTCCGCGGCGAGGCGTGA
- a CDS encoding Gfo/Idh/MocA family protein — protein MTQRMVHVGLGGQGRRWLTEAIPPNVDAGRVDVVAAVDTDPERLELAESELGLSPDRCYTGLDAALSERDADFCSVVTPPSAHEPVVETALAHGLDILSEKPIADTLESSVRIERKVREAGAKMGVTMSHRYDQDKTTFRRALSEASPVDYLTARYTGNVRNRGLYADYVHEMTDMLLLDGAIHHLDMLASFADAPCERVYAETWVPDGADYEGDCTGLVTLHFADGTRAQYEGSYANATTLNGWGHEQFRAECRDETLLLDDREVERFPFDPADVGDWSGLRKGDGEAVPLAERPIWENAWLIEQFCEWLDGGDPMATRVEENLHSMGIVFAAIESSRRGEAVNVQDLLDDARQRA, from the coding sequence ATGACACAACGCATGGTGCACGTGGGACTGGGTGGGCAGGGGCGACGCTGGCTGACCGAGGCGATCCCGCCCAACGTCGACGCCGGCCGCGTCGACGTCGTCGCCGCCGTCGACACGGACCCCGAACGCCTCGAACTGGCCGAGTCCGAACTCGGGCTCTCGCCCGACCGCTGTTACACCGGCCTCGACGCCGCGCTCTCGGAACGCGACGCCGACTTCTGTTCGGTCGTGACGCCGCCGTCGGCCCACGAGCCCGTCGTCGAAACGGCGCTCGCACACGGCCTCGATATCCTCTCGGAGAAACCCATCGCCGACACCCTCGAAAGCTCCGTCCGAATCGAGCGGAAGGTCCGCGAGGCCGGCGCGAAGATGGGCGTCACGATGAGCCACCGCTACGACCAGGACAAGACGACGTTCCGCCGCGCCCTCTCGGAAGCCAGCCCCGTGGACTACCTCACCGCCCGATACACGGGCAACGTCCGCAACCGCGGGCTGTACGCCGACTATGTCCACGAGATGACCGACATGCTCCTCTTGGACGGCGCGATTCATCACCTCGACATGCTGGCGTCCTTCGCCGACGCCCCCTGCGAGCGCGTCTACGCCGAGACGTGGGTCCCCGACGGCGCGGACTACGAGGGCGACTGCACCGGCCTCGTCACCCTCCACTTCGCCGACGGCACCCGCGCCCAGTACGAGGGCAGTTACGCCAACGCGACGACGCTCAACGGCTGGGGCCACGAGCAGTTCCGCGCGGAGTGCCGGGACGAGACACTCCTCTTGGACGACCGCGAAGTCGAGCGGTTCCCCTTCGACCCCGCCGACGTCGGCGACTGGTCCGGCCTCCGGAAGGGCGACGGCGAAGCGGTGCCGCTGGCCGAACGCCCTATCTGGGAGAACGCCTGGCTCATCGAGCAGTTCTGCGAGTGGCTGGACGGCGGCGACCCGATGGCCACCCGCGTCGAGGAGAACCTCCACTCGATGGGGATCGTCTTCGCCGCCATCGAGAGCAGTCGCCGCGGCGAGGCCGTGAACGTCCAAGACCTGCTCGACGACGCCCGACAGCGCGCATAA
- a CDS encoding DUF5808 domain-containing protein codes for MADKPQSGSLFGVPYNFERPSLKRLVSSYWQPGDGMLVEKPFGIGYTLNLANWRAWVVLLVAGVMLYLERGGDGEEFEDDEADEPVEVVVD; via the coding sequence ATGGCAGACAAACCGCAGTCTGGGAGCCTGTTCGGAGTCCCGTACAACTTCGAGCGACCGAGTCTCAAGCGGCTCGTTTCCTCGTACTGGCAGCCGGGTGACGGGATGCTCGTCGAGAAGCCCTTCGGGATCGGCTACACGCTGAACCTCGCCAACTGGCGGGCGTGGGTCGTCCTCCTCGTGGCCGGCGTGATGCTCTATCTCGAACGCGGCGGCGACGGCGAGGAGTTCGAGGACGACGAGGCCGACGAACCGGTCGAAGTCGTCGTGGACTGA